In the genome of Leptospira noumeaensis, one region contains:
- a CDS encoding Hsp20/alpha crystallin family protein yields the protein MLFRILDPQTKANQFWRDFDRLNDELTRSILDSQFGSPSNFPPVNVYTKEDEALVTCLLPGLEPDQIEINVKDNLLSIHGKKKSEELAEGTEVLRREIFNGEFRRTLELPFRVDGEHVLAKFTNGILNIHLPRREEDKPKKVSITIG from the coding sequence ATGTTGTTCCGAATTCTAGACCCACAAACCAAAGCAAATCAGTTCTGGAGAGATTTTGACAGACTGAACGATGAGTTGACTCGTTCCATTTTGGACAGTCAATTTGGATCTCCGTCCAATTTCCCTCCAGTCAACGTTTATACGAAGGAAGACGAGGCCCTAGTGACTTGTTTGCTTCCTGGACTCGAACCAGACCAAATCGAAATCAATGTGAAGGACAATTTACTTTCAATCCACGGAAAGAAAAAATCAGAAGAACTCGCAGAGGGAACAGAAGTACTTCGCCGTGAAATCTTCAATGGAGAATTCCGTAGAACCTTGGAACTTCCATTCCGAGTGGATGGGGAACATGTCCTTGCTAAATTCACAAATGGAATTTTAAACATCCACCTTCCTCGTAGAGAAGAAGATAAACCTAAAAAAGTATCCATCACCATCGGGTAA
- a CDS encoding Hsp20/alpha crystallin family protein, with protein sequence MNTLTKENKQEVTETVEGKDQKSATNVRVYSPNVDVMETEDAFYFHVEMPGVDQSSVDISIEKDQLILEGKFVMPQESRGQVRLAEYKEGSYFRKFTIGKAIHSDKATAKMKNGILELTIPKMEPKKTKIEIQK encoded by the coding sequence ATGAATACACTCACAAAAGAAAACAAACAAGAAGTTACAGAAACAGTTGAAGGTAAAGATCAAAAATCGGCAACGAATGTTCGTGTCTATTCACCTAACGTAGATGTAATGGAAACAGAGGATGCATTTTATTTCCATGTGGAAATGCCTGGGGTAGACCAATCATCGGTAGATATCTCCATTGAAAAAGACCAACTAATTTTGGAAGGTAAGTTTGTAATGCCACAGGAATCTCGCGGCCAAGTGCGACTTGCCGAATACAAAGAAGGAAGTTACTTCCGAAAATTTACAATTGGCAAAGCAATCCATTCGGACAAAGCCACTGCCAAAATGAAAAACGGAATTTTGGAATTAACCATTCCAAAAATGGAGCCTAAAAAAACAAAAATCGAAATTCAGAAATAA
- the clpS gene encoding ATP-dependent Clp protease adapter ClpS: protein MSDPKRKSYTDMNVELLEREKQKKKLKKPDRYKVILINDDYTPQEFVVFVLANVFRKSMEESRQIMWKAHTSGSAVCGVYSLDIARTKVAEVHKLADDAGHPLQCQLAKEEDE, encoded by the coding sequence ATGTCAGATCCAAAAAGAAAATCTTATACCGATATGAATGTGGAACTTCTCGAAAGGGAAAAACAGAAAAAGAAATTAAAAAAACCGGATCGGTATAAGGTGATATTGATCAATGATGATTACACGCCTCAGGAATTTGTAGTTTTTGTACTAGCCAATGTATTTCGGAAATCAATGGAAGAATCTCGTCAGATTATGTGGAAGGCGCATACTTCTGGATCAGCCGTTTGTGGGGTCTACTCCTTGGACATTGCGAGGACGAAAGTAGCAGAAGTACATAAACTCGCGGACGATGCGGGACATCCATTACAATGCCAATTGGCGAAAGAGGAGGACGAATGA
- the hisC gene encoding histidinol-phosphate transaminase, whose translation MEALVRKELPAFKPYTPGEQPGLSASTIKLNTNENPYPPSPKIKEAVEKVLQTGVLRKYPNYHSRKLQELIAKDYDLDPDQILVTNGSDEALRLLFQALVGPGDVVVAPDPTYSFYPVLTEQMMVGATYKAVPLKSDLHFDFDSLGKEQGKLLCFAHPNAPTGVEEPKDKLLNLVKNFEGVVLSDEAYIDFTEPNSSLMTEIGNHPNLVVSRTFSKSYALAGLRVGYLVGSLEVISWIRKLKDSYNVGILEQVVAEASYADKEYFLEKRTLVISERNKLKKELESLGFFIPTSSTNFLFCKPKSGVSPESLYLQLKNKNILIRYFSTGISKDYIRITIGTAEENTKLLETIRSLI comes from the coding sequence ATGGAAGCACTGGTGCGTAAGGAACTACCAGCGTTTAAACCCTATACACCTGGCGAACAACCAGGCCTTAGTGCCTCCACCATCAAACTGAATACAAACGAAAACCCATACCCACCTTCTCCTAAAATCAAAGAGGCTGTGGAAAAGGTCTTACAAACAGGTGTTTTGCGAAAATACCCAAACTACCACTCCCGGAAATTACAAGAACTCATAGCAAAAGATTATGACTTAGACCCGGACCAAATTTTGGTGACAAATGGGTCTGATGAAGCCTTACGTTTGTTATTCCAAGCCCTAGTAGGTCCTGGCGATGTGGTTGTGGCACCAGACCCAACCTATTCCTTTTATCCTGTGTTAACAGAACAAATGATGGTCGGAGCTACTTACAAAGCGGTTCCACTAAAATCAGACTTACATTTTGATTTTGACTCTTTGGGAAAAGAACAAGGAAAATTACTTTGTTTTGCTCATCCCAATGCTCCGACTGGTGTGGAAGAACCAAAGGATAAACTTTTAAATTTAGTTAAAAATTTTGAAGGGGTTGTTCTTTCCGACGAAGCGTATATTGATTTCACAGAACCAAACTCTAGTTTGATGACAGAAATAGGAAACCATCCGAACCTAGTGGTTTCTCGCACCTTTTCCAAATCCTATGCTCTTGCTGGACTCCGAGTGGGGTATCTAGTGGGATCACTCGAAGTGATATCGTGGATTCGTAAACTCAAAGATTCCTATAATGTAGGAATTTTGGAACAAGTTGTGGCGGAAGCCTCTTATGCAGACAAAGAATACTTTTTGGAAAAACGAACTCTTGTCATTTCAGAAAGAAACAAACTAAAAAAAGAATTGGAATCTCTCGGTTTTTTTATCCCCACCTCCTCTACAAATTTTTTATTTTGCAAACCTAAGTCAGGTGTTTCACCAGAGAGTTTGTATTTACAATTAAAAAATAAAAACATTCTCATTCGGTATTTTTCTACGGGAATTTCAAAAGACTATATTCGTATCACGATTGGAACAGCAGAAGAAAATACGAAACTACTAGAAACCATTCGTTCCCTAATCTAA
- a CDS encoding RidA family protein has product MLIQDTLKQLGLEIPPVPAALAAYIPSKRSGNLIFTSGQLPLVSGKLRKTGKVGKDLSLEEAKEEAKQCVLNALAALLLHIDSLDKIKSIVKLGVFVAGTPEFTEQHLVANGASELLAAIFGEKGKHARFAIGVSSLPLDASVELEMVAEVE; this is encoded by the coding sequence ATGCTCATACAAGATACCCTGAAACAACTGGGTTTAGAAATTCCCCCAGTTCCTGCCGCCCTTGCCGCTTATATCCCTTCGAAAAGGTCCGGAAACCTAATTTTTACTTCCGGACAACTTCCTCTTGTTAGCGGGAAATTAAGAAAAACGGGAAAGGTGGGAAAAGATTTAAGTCTTGAAGAAGCAAAAGAAGAGGCAAAACAATGTGTCCTCAATGCTTTGGCTGCATTACTACTACATATCGATTCCCTAGACAAAATCAAATCGATTGTCAAATTAGGAGTGTTTGTGGCCGGAACTCCAGAATTCACCGAACAACACTTAGTTGCCAATGGTGCATCTGAACTACTCGCAGCCATTTTTGGCGAAAAAGGAAAACATGCGCGTTTTGCCATTGGTGTGAGTTCTCTTCCGCTTGATGCTAGTGTGGAATTGGAAATGGTAGCAGAAGTAGAATGA
- the clpA gene encoding ATP-dependent Clp protease ATP-binding subunit ClpA — protein MNLSLDLEKTLELAGNEASKYHHEFITLEHLLYGLTYNEKTKEVLISVGCDLDLLRKELTEYFEEDLSTIAVPDLKIQPRYTVGVQFVIQFAAFHVQNSGKEEVDGNNVLVALFREEDSQAYYLLAKQEVNRLDVIKYMSHGIKKETESEEPNFTEEADPEEGEGNSRKSALEKFCVNLTERARLGKLDPCIGREVEIERTIHILSRRRKNNPIFVGEAGVGKTSIVEGIAERVVKGLVPKSLLDLEIYSLDMGLVMAGTKFRGEFEERLKAILQEVVGKPERIIFVDEIHTIVGAGAVSGGSLDASNLMKPALANGELKCIGTTTYKEYKSIFEKDHALSRRFQKIEVSEPSREDAIEILKGLKPKYESFHGVTYSAKAIEACVDLSSLHLRDRFLPDKAIDLMDESGAYVKLRDEKKEKAKKQVGILEIESLVAKIAKIPEKTVKADDKKKLENLDSEIKSIVFGQDHAIEQVVDAIHYSRSGLSDEGKPIGSFLFVGPTGVGKTEVAKTLAEKMGVEFLRFDMSEYMEKHSVSRLIGSPPGYVGYDQGGQLTDAINKNPHCVLLFDEIEKAHEDIYNILLQVMDHATLTDSTGKKADFRNVILILTTNTGAQESSKPLLGFDTDRYDDRSMKAIERTFTPEFRNRLTAVVEFGALSIQVVQLVVKRMFRTLQTKANEKGIHLELSEKAVRHLAETGYDKTMGARPIQRILNSEIGKPLSKKILFQKDKGSKYIVDVIEKDGKNVLEILEVNE, from the coding sequence ATGAACCTTTCCCTAGATTTAGAAAAAACCTTAGAACTTGCAGGTAACGAAGCAAGTAAATACCATCATGAATTTATCACCTTAGAACATTTATTATATGGTCTTACTTATAACGAAAAAACAAAAGAAGTCCTAATTAGTGTAGGTTGTGACTTGGATTTACTTAGAAAGGAACTGACCGAATACTTTGAAGAAGATCTTTCTACCATTGCCGTTCCTGATTTAAAAATCCAACCACGTTATACTGTAGGTGTACAGTTTGTAATTCAGTTTGCCGCCTTTCATGTCCAAAATTCAGGGAAAGAAGAAGTGGATGGAAACAATGTACTTGTGGCACTCTTTAGAGAAGAGGACAGCCAAGCCTATTATTTACTCGCCAAACAAGAAGTAAACCGTCTGGACGTGATCAAATACATGTCTCATGGAATTAAAAAAGAAACGGAATCTGAAGAACCTAATTTTACAGAAGAAGCAGATCCTGAAGAAGGCGAAGGAAACTCTCGTAAATCTGCACTGGAAAAATTTTGTGTCAATCTTACGGAAAGAGCAAGGTTAGGGAAATTAGATCCTTGTATTGGCCGGGAAGTTGAAATTGAAAGAACCATTCATATCTTATCTCGTCGTCGTAAAAATAATCCTATTTTTGTAGGGGAAGCAGGTGTCGGAAAAACTTCTATTGTAGAAGGAATCGCCGAACGAGTTGTTAAGGGGCTCGTCCCAAAAAGTTTGCTGGATTTAGAAATTTATTCTTTGGATATGGGGCTTGTGATGGCGGGAACCAAATTCCGTGGTGAGTTTGAGGAACGTTTGAAGGCCATCTTACAAGAAGTAGTCGGGAAACCAGAACGAATCATCTTTGTAGACGAAATCCATACCATTGTGGGAGCTGGTGCCGTATCCGGTGGGAGTTTGGATGCTTCTAATTTGATGAAACCGGCCCTTGCCAATGGAGAACTCAAGTGCATTGGAACAACCACTTACAAAGAATATAAATCAATATTTGAAAAAGATCATGCCCTTTCCAGAAGGTTCCAAAAGATTGAAGTCTCAGAACCCTCCAGGGAAGATGCGATCGAAATCTTAAAAGGCCTCAAACCCAAATATGAATCCTTCCACGGAGTCACCTACAGTGCCAAAGCCATTGAGGCTTGTGTGGATTTATCTAGCTTACATCTAAGAGATCGTTTTTTGCCAGACAAAGCCATAGATTTAATGGACGAATCAGGCGCCTATGTTAAGTTACGTGATGAGAAAAAAGAAAAGGCCAAAAAACAGGTAGGGATTTTGGAAATCGAATCACTTGTTGCTAAAATTGCCAAAATACCAGAAAAAACCGTCAAGGCCGATGATAAAAAGAAATTAGAAAATTTAGATTCTGAAATCAAATCCATTGTTTTTGGGCAAGACCATGCCATTGAACAAGTGGTAGATGCCATCCATTATTCTCGCTCTGGCCTCAGTGACGAAGGAAAACCAATTGGTAGTTTTCTTTTTGTTGGACCTACTGGTGTGGGTAAAACCGAAGTGGCAAAAACTTTGGCAGAAAAAATGGGAGTGGAGTTTCTTAGGTTTGATATGAGTGAGTACATGGAAAAACATTCCGTATCAAGACTCATTGGAAGTCCGCCGGGTTATGTGGGTTATGACCAAGGTGGCCAACTCACCGATGCCATAAATAAAAATCCCCACTGTGTTCTATTATTCGATGAAATCGAAAAAGCACATGAAGATATTTACAACATCCTTTTGCAAGTGATGGATCATGCGACGCTTACTGATAGCACGGGAAAAAAAGCAGATTTTCGTAATGTGATCCTAATCCTAACCACCAACACGGGAGCTCAGGAAAGTTCGAAACCACTTCTTGGTTTTGATACCGACAGATATGATGACCGGTCTATGAAGGCAATTGAGAGGACATTCACTCCCGAATTTCGCAATCGACTCACTGCTGTTGTGGAATTTGGTGCTCTATCAATTCAGGTAGTGCAGTTAGTTGTTAAACGAATGTTCCGCACTTTGCAAACCAAAGCCAATGAAAAAGGGATTCATTTGGAATTGTCTGAAAAAGCAGTTAGACATTTGGCAGAAACTGGTTATGACAAAACCATGGGAGCAAGGCCCATCCAAAGAATCCTCAATTCAGAAATCGGAAAACCTCTTTCTAAAAAAATCCTATTCCAAAAAGACAAAGGCTCTAAGTATATTGTGGATGTGATAGAAAAAGATGGAAAAAATGTTTTGGAAATTCTGGAAGTGAATGAGTGA